One Methylocaldum marinum DNA window includes the following coding sequences:
- the tnpA gene encoding IS66 family insertion sequence element accessory protein TnpA: MAMTKQEREMHWRVLLEQQAGSGLSVRAWCAREAVSYAAFIYWRRRVAQPAVVAPLTLMRVDGGETAVGGLWLSVGGVRIEVKPGFDAGLLKQVVAALVS; the protein is encoded by the coding sequence ATGGCGATGACGAAACAAGAACGAGAGATGCATTGGCGGGTCCTGCTGGAGCAACAGGCAGGGAGTGGGTTGTCGGTGCGCGCTTGGTGTGCGCGCGAGGCGGTCAGCTATGCGGCGTTCATCTACTGGCGTCGACGCGTAGCGCAGCCAGCGGTGGTGGCGCCACTGACGTTGATGCGGGTAGATGGCGGTGAGACAGCAGTCGGTGGTCTGTGGTTGTCGGTGGGCGGGGTTCGCATCGAGGTGAAACCGGGGTTCGATGCCGGGTTGTTGAAGCAGGTGGTGGCCGCATTGGTCTCGTGA
- a CDS encoding four-helix bundle copper-binding protein: MLRGSDLHTLTCEVCAETCEQCGDSCEQFENDPQLQACAQACRSCADACQAMAEEAGVE, from the coding sequence ATGCTTCGCGGATCGGATCTTCACACCTTAACCTGTGAAGTCTGCGCGGAAACTTGTGAGCAGTGCGGGGACAGTTGCGAGCAATTCGAAAATGACCCACAACTGCAGGCCTGCGCACAGGCCTGCCGGAGTTGCGCCGACGCCTGTCAGGCCATGGCCGAAGAAGCGGGGGTTGAATAA
- the fchA gene encoding methenyltetrahydrofolate cyclohydrolase, translated as MIKDKTIHHFLDDLASKSATPGGGSAAAIMGAMGAALVSMVCNLTIGKKNYESVEPEMKEILAKSESLRAQLMDMVRSDVEVFNKVMAAYGLPKETDEQKSARSQQIQSALQEATDVPIECAKACAEVIRLSRIVAEKGNRNVVSDAGVAVVAGHAALKSAALNVYVNVGSIKDEKFVSSRLAQLNGILNGMDVLNEEIFQSVKDKL; from the coding sequence ATGATCAAAGACAAAACAATCCATCATTTTTTGGACGACCTGGCCAGCAAGTCGGCAACTCCGGGCGGCGGCAGTGCAGCGGCCATCATGGGTGCGATGGGTGCTGCATTGGTCAGCATGGTTTGTAATCTCACCATAGGAAAGAAAAACTACGAGTCCGTCGAGCCGGAGATGAAAGAAATTCTGGCAAAATCGGAAAGTTTGCGCGCGCAGCTAATGGATATGGTGAGGTCAGACGTCGAAGTATTCAATAAAGTCATGGCTGCCTATGGATTGCCCAAGGAAACAGACGAGCAAAAGTCTGCTAGAAGCCAGCAAATACAATCTGCATTGCAGGAGGCGACGGATGTTCCTATCGAGTGTGCGAAAGCCTGCGCCGAAGTTATCCGGTTGAGCAGGATCGTAGCCGAGAAAGGAAATCGAAACGTCGTCAGTGATGCCGGCGTTGCCGTTGTAGCCGGACACGCCGCGCTAAAAAGTGCTGCTCTTAACGTTTACGTCAACGTCGGCTCGATCAAGGATGAGAAATTCGTCTCGTCGCGTTTAGCCCAGCTGAACGGAATTTTGAATGGAATGGATGTTCTGAACGAGGAAATCTTCCAATCAGTAAAGGACAAGCTGTAA
- a CDS encoding NADP-dependent methylenetetrahydromethanopterin/methylenetetrahydrofolate dehydrogenase: MKKLLFQFDTDFYPSVFDTVVAYDGGADHVIGHGSLTPENVGALVDGTIFTRAPKDKKNTAIFIGGSDLIAGQELLKAVKKKFFAGFRVSVMLDSNGSNTTAAAGVAKLAASGALSGKRAVVLAGTGPVGQRAAVMLAKEGAEVSITSRQMARAEKACQDMKLRFGVELTPMEAYGSDARGKAIERAQIVFAAGAAGVELLEAGHWQENPSIELMADANATPPIGIGGTDMMDRGADRNGKIVWGAIGFGTLKLALHRACVAKLFESNDQILDAEEIFAIAKTMA; this comes from the coding sequence ATGAAGAAGCTTTTGTTCCAGTTCGATACCGATTTTTACCCATCCGTGTTCGACACCGTTGTGGCCTATGATGGTGGCGCAGACCATGTGATCGGCCATGGCAGTCTGACACCGGAGAACGTTGGCGCGCTCGTGGACGGTACGATTTTCACGCGGGCTCCAAAGGACAAGAAGAACACGGCGATCTTCATCGGAGGCAGCGATTTGATTGCCGGACAGGAGCTTTTGAAAGCGGTGAAGAAAAAGTTTTTCGCTGGGTTCCGGGTGTCGGTGATGCTGGACAGCAACGGCAGCAACACCACCGCCGCCGCGGGTGTTGCCAAACTCGCCGCGAGTGGCGCGCTTTCCGGAAAAAGGGCCGTAGTCCTCGCCGGAACCGGGCCTGTCGGCCAGCGCGCTGCAGTCATGCTTGCCAAAGAAGGTGCTGAAGTGTCGATCACCTCACGTCAGATGGCTCGTGCCGAGAAAGCCTGCCAGGATATGAAGCTGCGATTCGGTGTAGAACTGACTCCTATGGAAGCTTATGGCAGCGACGCTCGCGGCAAAGCCATAGAACGAGCGCAAATCGTGTTCGCGGCCGGCGCTGCTGGCGTGGAACTGCTGGAAGCGGGGCACTGGCAGGAAAATCCATCGATCGAGCTCATGGCGGACGCCAACGCCACACCTCCGATCGGGATTGGCGGGACAGATATGATGGACCGGGGAGCGGATAGGAACGGAAAGATCGTTTGGGGAGCCATAGGCTTCGGCACTTTGAAATTAGCGCTGCACCGGGCCTGCGTCGCAAAATTATTCGAAAGCAACGATCAGATTCTGGATGCCGAAGAAATTTTCGCAATCGCGAAAACCATGGCCTAA
- a CDS encoding metallophosphoesterase, with product MKQAVRIQYFSDIHLEFGPLEIRTTDADIIVAAGDIGVGLQGLQWLKSFAKPVIYVAGNHEFYGQEYLSSISKLANAASGSNVQFLEQRAWVHDGVRFLGCSLWSDLGGDENEHLEELVSIVNDFRKISYRTEFLNAKSYRLLHRKSRNWLFSELVKPFSGKTVVVTHHAPTPWSWPDSPSQIKRHAYCNDLREVLHSFEVAAWFHGHTHAVSDYRCSGTRILCNPRGYFPSQLVGEFDPGKILEI from the coding sequence TTGAAACAAGCTGTGCGCATTCAATATTTTTCGGACATACATCTAGAATTCGGGCCATTGGAAATCAGAACCACGGATGCGGACATAATCGTAGCAGCCGGTGACATCGGTGTGGGCCTCCAAGGCTTGCAGTGGCTTAAATCGTTTGCCAAGCCCGTGATATACGTAGCGGGCAACCACGAGTTCTACGGTCAGGAGTATCTCTCCAGCATCTCGAAGCTAGCGAACGCTGCCAGTGGAAGCAATGTGCAGTTCCTGGAGCAACGTGCCTGGGTGCATGACGGGGTGAGATTTCTGGGGTGTTCTCTCTGGAGCGACCTCGGGGGCGACGAAAATGAGCACCTGGAGGAACTGGTTTCCATCGTCAATGATTTCCGGAAAATTAGCTATCGTACGGAGTTCCTGAATGCAAAGAGCTATCGCCTGCTGCACAGGAAATCCCGAAATTGGCTTTTTTCCGAGCTTGTGAAACCGTTCTCCGGGAAAACCGTTGTTGTTACCCACCACGCTCCGACGCCTTGGAGTTGGCCGGATAGCCCGAGCCAGATTAAACGCCATGCCTACTGCAACGATTTAAGAGAAGTCCTGCATAGCTTCGAGGTCGCTGCTTGGTTTCATGGCCATACCCATGCTGTTTCGGACTATCGCTGTTCCGGCACTCGAATTCTTTGTAATCCCCGAGGCTATTTTCCGAGTCAACTCGTAGGCGAATTCGATCCCGGAAAAATCCTCGAAATTTAG